The following are encoded together in the Lactuca sativa cultivar Salinas chromosome 1, Lsat_Salinas_v11, whole genome shotgun sequence genome:
- the LOC111909813 gene encoding filament-like plant protein 3 encodes MDRRSWLWRKKSSERSPGETESSVGSISSHSERFSDDQIYLNQNLQSLEIGSKSDPRQSEHNNDVKTLSEKLEEALANINAKEELVKQHVKVAEEAVSGWEKAESEASSLRQQVEILNVRNSTLEDRILQLDGALKECLRQLRQTREEKDQIAHEALEKKNSETESSSTSIDIDLLHKLEMSEKENSDLKLELSSMAEELEIRLIEMELSNQAAEQASRQLLDSVKKVAKLEAECRKLKFSLEKGNDHQTKDRKNSSINERNQMESFVEIDLMDDFLEMERLVGLPESNEVGERLKKEREDELNASRKRLEEAESNLSELENELKTSRERLEEAESKSVRLENELNASRNRLEESESKLGKLENELKPSRKRLKEAESKLAEYENELKASRQRFEEAESKLHDRENELKVSRNRLKETEFKLDECEKELRASIYRLKEAETELEDRENELKPSRKRLERAESKLAELENELKTSRYRLEESETKLVVNENELKKGEFKLAEVENELNASRKRIEEAESKLAKHQNELKLSRYQLDEAESKLAETESRLEMAESRLEAIYIKKEEAESRCKALESELESLLINHEKERDLWGKSEAKCRQLENKVTRLQHELHGRKSVNRPEELRFRRAKQDKELAMAGNKFAECQKTIASLTRQLKTLATIDDFLVN; translated from the exons ATGGACCGCCGGAGTTGGCTTTGGCGGAAGAAGTCGTCGGAAAGAAGTCCCGGAGAAACTGAAAGCTCTGTAGGATCCATTTCTTCTCATTCTGAGAGATTTTCCGATGATCAG ATATACTTGAATCAGAATTTGCAATCGCTCGAAATTGGATCAAAATCAGACCCACGACAGAGTGAACATAACAATGACGTGAAGACACTTTCAGAGAAATTAGAGGAAGCTCTTGCGAATATTAATGCCAAAGAAGAATTGGTAAAACAACATGTCAAAGTAGCAGAAGAGGCTGTTTCAG gaTGGGAGAAAGCTGAAAGTGAGGCGTCTTCATTAAGGCAACAAGTTGAGATTCTAAATGTCAGAAACTCGACTCTTGAGGATCGAATTCTTCAACTCGATGGTGCCTTGAAAGAATGTTTGAGACAACTTCGACAAACACGAGAAGAAAAAGACCAAATTGCCCATGAAGCTCTGGAAAAGAAAAACTCGGAAACCGAAAGTTCTTCAACCTCTATTGACATCGACCTTCTTCATAAGCTTGAAATGTCGGAGAAAGAAAACTCGGATTTAAAGCTTGAGCTTTCATCAATGGCAGAAGAGCTTGAAATACGACTCATTGAAATGGAATTAAGCAACCAAGCTGCTGAACAAGCTAGTAGGCAACTTCTTGATAGTGTAAAAAAGGTAGCTAAGTTGGAAGCTGAATGTCGTAAGCTAAAATTTTCTCTTGAAAAAGGTAATGATCATCAAACAAAAGATCGAAAAAATTCATCTATAAATGAAAGAAACCAAATGGAATCGTTTGTGGAGATTGATCTTATGGATGACTTTCTTGAAATGGAAAGACTTGTGGGATTGCCTGAAAGTAATGAAGTTGGAGAGAGGTTAAAAAAAGAGCGTGAAGATGAGCTTAATGCATCAAGAAAACGGCTTGAAGAAGCTGAATCTAATTTGAGTGAGCTCGAAAACGAGCTTAAGACATCAAGAGAACGGCTTGAAGAGGCTGAATCTAAGTCAGTTAGGCTTGAAAACGAGCTTAATGCATCCAGAAACCGGCTTGAAGAATCCGAGTCCAAGTTGGGTAAGCTTGAAAACGAGCTTAAGCCATCAAGAAAACGGCTCAAAGAAGCTGAATCTAAGTTGGCTGAGTATGAAAACGAGCTTAAGGCATCAAGACAACGGTTTGAAGAGGCTGAATCTAAGTTGCATGATCGTGAAAACGAGCTTAAGGTATCAAGAAATCGGCTTAAAGAGACTGAATTCAAGTTGGATGAGTGTGAAAAAGAGCTTAGGGCATCAATATATCGACTTAAAGAAGCTGAAACAGAGTTGGAAGATCGTGAAAACGAGCTTAAGCCATCAAGAAAACGGCTCGAACGAGCTGAATCCAAGTTGGCTGAGCTCGAAAATGAGCTTAAGACATCAAGATACCGGCTTGAAGAGTCCGAAACCAAGCTGGTTGTAAATGAAAACGAGCTTAAAAAGGGTGAGTTCAAGTTGGCTGAGGTTGAAAACGAGCTTAATGCATCAAGAAAACGGATTGAAGAAGCCGAATCTAAGCTGGCTAAGCATCAAAATGAGCTTAAGTTATCAAGATACCAACTCGACGAAGCTGAATCCAAGTTAGCCGAGACTGAAAGTCGGCTAGAAATGGCTGAATCAAGACTTGAAGCTATCTACATAAAGAAAGAAGAAGCCGAATCACGATGTAAAGCATTAGAATCCGAGCTAGAAAGCTTGCTTATCAATCATGAAAAGGAACGGGATTTATGGGGAAAATCCGAAGCCAAATGTCGGCAACTTGAAAACAAGGTAACAAGACTGCAACACGAACTTCATGGTAGAAAATCGGTAAATCGCCCTGAAGAGCTCCGATTTCGAAGAGCAAAACAG GACAAAGAGTTAGCAATGGCTGGAAATAAATTTGCCGAGTGCCAGAAGACGATCGCTTCTCTTACTCGACAATTAAAAACACTCGCAACGATTGATGACTTCTTGGTCAATTAA